A single window of Oreochromis aureus strain Israel breed Guangdong linkage group 5, ZZ_aureus, whole genome shotgun sequence DNA harbors:
- the LOC116322146 gene encoding deoxynucleotidyltransferase terminal-interacting protein 1 translates to MGAHRSDGGRDWLQQDGPEQPDHPEQSPKPWNLMIKHRQIQRRGRRSHMMVSYTDPQVSMDLLRAVLQPSFNQDIMAVFSKYQKFFEKAAENVKENVGDDIQTDHLIKEACRNVLEHAKQLFPEAEVKRVVPEAMMKRQRVADDDCSQRGSPLHKKRKMRPGPVASSDRPLTFSVVKPKSEPIKREGPKWDPSRLSDSSTFVLGSRANKALGMGGTRGRIYIKHADLFKYAADAKDKQWLAERHHMRATGGKMAYLLIEEDIQDLSRSDEYRDCPDVRMDELKPFSVPQWMVEKMQRAMEAQRDTDP, encoded by the exons ATGGGGGCGCACCGCAGTGACGGAGGCCGGGACTGGCTGCAGCAGGACGGGCCGGAGCAGCCGGACCACCCGGAGCAGAGCCCG aagcCGTGGAACTTGATGATCAAACACAGACAGATCCAAAGACGAGGACGGCGCTCTCACATGATGGTCAG CTACACGGATCCTCAGGTGTCCATGGACCTGCTGCGCGCCGTGCTCCAGCCCAGCTTCAACCAAGACATCATGGCTGTGTTCAGTAAATATCAGAAG ttCTTCGAGAAGGCGGCAGAGAATGTGAAGGAGAACGTTGGAGACGACATTCAGACCGATCACCTGATTAAGGAGGCGTGCAGGAACGTCCTCGAACAC GCCAAGCAGCTGTTTCCGGAGGCTGAGGTGAAGAGGGTGGTGCCAGAGGCGATGATGAAG AGGCAACGAGTTGCTGATGACGACTGCAGCCAGAGAGGAAGCCCGCTGCACAAGAAG AGGAAGATGCGTCCAGGTCCTGTGGCCTCATCTGATCGACCTCTGACCTTCTCTGT AGTGAAGCCCAAGTCTGAGCCCATCAAGAGGGAGGGGCCCAAG TGGGATCCGTCCAGACTCAGCGACAGCAGCACGTTCGTGCTCGGGTCCAGAGCCAACAA GGCGCTCGGAATGGGTGGAACCAGAGGACGAATCTACATCAAACACGCCGACCTGTTCAAG taCGCAGCTGATGCCAAGGATAAACAGTGGCTGGCAGAGAGACACCACATGAGGGCGACAGGAGGGAAGATG GCCTACCTGCTGATAGAGGAGGACATCCAGGATCTGTCCCGCAGCGATGAGTACAG ggaCTGTCCGGACGTCAGGATGGACGAGCTGAAGCCGTTCTCAGTTCCTCAGTGGATGGTGGAGAAGATGCAGAGAGCCATGGAAGCTCAGAGAGACACTGACCCCTGA
- the ube2c gene encoding ubiquitin-conjugating enzyme E2 C yields MASQNMDPAAAAASSAAALKGSESGGSAARGSVSKRLQQELMTLMMSGDKGISAFPESDNLFKWVGTIDGAQGTVYEGLRYRLSLEFPAGYPYQAPRVKFVTPCFHPNVDEHGFICLDILKDKWSALYDVRSILLSIQSLLGEPNNDSPLNAVAAELWDNQEAFRTHLHSTFQK; encoded by the exons ATGGCCTCCCAGAACATGGACCCCGCAGCGGCTGCAGCTTCCAGCGCCGCCGCTCTGAAAGGCAGCGAGAGCGGCGGCAGCGCGGCCAGAGGCTCTGTGTCCAAacg gctgCAGCAGGAGCTGATGACGCTCATG ATGTCAGGTGATAAGGGGATCTCGGCGTTCCCAGAGTCAGATAATCTGTTTAAGTGGGTTGGAACCATCGATGGCGCTCAGGGGACG GTGTACGAGGGCCTCAGGTACCGCCTCTCTCTGGAGTTTCCTGCCGGTTACCCGTACCAGGCCCCACGCGTAAAGTTTGTCACGCCATGTTTCCACCCCAATGTAGACGAGCACGGCTTCATCTGCCTCGACATCCTGAAGGACAAATGGTCGGCACTCTACGACGTTCGCTCCATCCTGCTGTCCATCCAGAGCCTCCTGGGAG aGCCTAACAACGACAGTCCTCTTAACGCTGTGGCGGCCGAACTGTGGGACAACCAGGAAG cctTCAGAACTCATCTACACTCAACCTTCCAGAAGTGA
- the polr2j gene encoding DNA-directed RNA polymerase II subunit RPB11-a, producing MNAPPAFESFLLFEGEKKISISKDTKVPNACLFTLNKEDHTLGNIIRAQLLKDPQVLFAGYKVPHPLEHKIVIRVQTTPDYSPQEAFTNAITDLISELSLLEERFRVAIKDKQEGIE from the exons ATGAACGCGCCTCCCGCTTTCGAGTCGTTCCTGCTGTTCGAAGGGGAGAAAAAGATCAGCATCAGCAAGGACACCAAAGTCCCGAACGCCTGCCTGTTCACCCTGAACAAGGAGGACCACACGCTGGGCAACATCATCCGAGC tcAGCTGCTGAAGGACCCTCAGGTTCTGTTTGCTGGTTATAAAGTTCCTCATCCTCTGGAGCACAAGATCGTCATCAGAGTGCAGACCACACCTGACTACAGCCCACAG GAAGCGTTCACGAACGCTATCACTGACCTGATCAGCGAGCTGTCACTGCTGGAGGAACGCTTCAGAGTCGCCatcaaagacaaacaggaagGCATAGAGTGA